The sequence CAGCCCTGGGACATTTTTTGTGTACTGGACTGTGCAAGGTAGGCTGTTCGAGTCCTCTCTGTTGACATTGCACCTGCACACAGGATTGTTTTCTTACATTCAATACCGTACTAtcaataaatacatttacaatAGCAACATGCAATATGTATACACAGGAATATTATTGTAAAGGatttgcattattattattatattctaTAGGAATTGCATTATTATTTGCACTATTTGCAGTTAACATGCAGCTATAAAACTAatataatacatttatttttacatgGTAATGTCGTCTTTGTTAAGCTGCAGATGAGAAGGGGAATGAGCTGTCAAAAAATGTCTGCAAATACAAACCGAAACTGACATTTTGGTACTCGTACAGTATTCATCCAAATGCAGACAGCACAGGGAGGCTGTAAAGCAAAGGGCAAAGGGCAACAGGGTTTGAaccctgaaccccccccccccccataaattaTCTGCCTAAAATTGAATGCCATCCGTACACAGTAATGCTGCAGAATTTAGCTGGTCCTATTTCTCCCTTGTAAATCATTCACTCTCTTTCCCCAAAGTGATTGATTTCTCTCGGATGGCTCTCACAGATGACAAGGTCTACTTGCTGTGCGTTCACTGGTGTTTATGTTCTCTTGCTGCACAGCTCTCTGGGTCTTCATCACCCTGCTGCCCACACTCATCCTGAACAGTGAGAAGCACGATGTGCCCCTTGGGGCGACCGACTACATTGGCTGGGGTATGTGGGGGCTTGGGTTTGCCACAGAAGCCATTGCAGACCAGCAGAAGTGGAGCTTCAAACGAGATCCTGATAATACTGTAAGTATTCTATTGAGAAAGTGCTACCATGCAGtggcctgaaaagttgtgggttcagttcccgcctgccaccgttgtgcccttgagaaGGCCGTTAACCTGGAGTCTCTCTCGGGAGACTGGCCATtgtaataattgacatatgtaggACAAtgaagagagtgacagaaagcaagtgggagagcaattgggtgggatcgggaaatgactcAGGTTGGACTTAAACCAGTGTGATATGGATGCCttagccagttgcgccactgAAATATTATGATCCTTAGATTGAGTTGATAAATGATTCTCGAACTCTCAGACCAAGTGCTTGCATTTGCAACACCCCGAAAGTTTGACCCAATCTCAATGCATGGGGAATTTTAGGCAATGCTGCAAGTACACTGGTGTtcttttaaaggtgcagtcagcgatcatacacgatttcaagcccataatatttatatttatggtCACGTTTAGCAATAATCTCCTCACAACCCACTAGCTGCCCATTCTGTGAGTATACACCGTAAAAAACCTGGCCTCTGTAAGCAGCCCAGACTCTGAACACTGAAGGGAAggatgagctacctctctggtgttttgtttggttcttGGTTTAACGGctcctacagtacacacagctgcgtgcgttgcgttgctggagacgcatcccattcactttacatgggctcacgtcatccatTGCCGAACtaaattgtgggtccgttgcgtcgcgtttctcccgctcgcgttgagaagttcagctattgctgcaccgacagacggcactggccaatcaagccaatcgactgacagcaccaaccaatcaaattacggttatacttcaagtcatttgcatagctactgtcgggaacacccactggcatgcgttgacggaacgcaactgtgtgtaggagccgaaAGTGTAATGTATGTTGTACGTGTCTTTAATGCCATTTTCTAACCATTTCAATACTTACTGGCCTGTCAAGACTATGTTGTGTAGCGTTCATTTAATAAATCTCCCTCTTCATCCACAAGGGCAAGTTCATCCAGAGTGGCCTGTGGGCCTACAGCCGCCACCCAAACTACTTTGGTGAAATCCTCCAGTGGTCTGGTCTGTTTCTATCTGCGTCGTCAGTCATGCGCGGGCCCCAGTACTTGAGTGTGGTGTCTCCCCTGTTCCTCTGGTTCCTGCTGCGCTACGTCAGTGGGATTCCCATGCTGGAGAAACAGGCCATGAAGAAGTGGGGTTCTGATGCCGCCTACCAGAACTACATTCAGAACACTCCCCTGCTCTGGCCCTGGCCAAGGTTCTAGAAGAGACATTCCTAATTCCTATGGGTACAAGTGTGATAACCAGTGTTAATCCCTTTTCTGTAtgctacattttacacaataATTCTGAAGGACAATGACATTTGAAAACTTGTATGTTTCGCAGCACCAAGACACGCTTTCTCCTAAATGATTTCGGTAAAACAATGAAGTCGTTACACAAAACTGAAGTGTCTTGAGGTGGTGAGCAAAAAGTCTAATGCAAGTTCATTGCTGCTAAAACAGCAGCTTGTGCTCAAAGAAAGTCAATTCTGTTTACAAGCTGAAACAGGCCTTTGCGATAATGTACATAACATGCTCTACTGTTGATGCCAACCATGGTGTAATATTAGATTCTCATGAAGGAAATAAACACAGATATCTATTTTGCTGTAGATTCATGTATTTTTACAAATCAATCAGGTCCTACCAATTACATAAGTAGTAGTATATAGTTTCCATTTGgttaaaattatttttaaaaaatacaagTCTGGTTAATCCAAGCAGCACTGCTTAGATCACACATTGAAATCACCCGTGTACTTACATACTTGCACACTGCATAGGTCCATGTGTATTTCATTACATATGGTTGACTTTGCATAGGAAGCTTGACATTCTATGATTCAAGCCTTGATGCAGACTGACTGGCAGTTGATTTAAGTTACTGGGCTTGAAATACTTCAGGATAAGTTAGTTAGAAATAATCAACACAGAATCATTCTGGGGTTTGTATTGCCAATTTGGATAAGTGCTTTTCCAGACAACTGACTAACAAAGAATAGACATTTGCATTTGTAAATATAATGCGAGTTGAAATGGTGATCCAAAATGAAATTACTTTAAAAgaccaggtaaaaaaaaaacggactAAAGGACCATCACATAACATGACGTACTGACAGTAGTAGGTGTGCAAGTCAACTTGAGGGACTACTTTTTTCTTataaaattaaatttaaaaaaatgaaaacattagatATCCTTCAAATGCTTCAACAACAAAATAGGTTAGACTTTACAGATTTACCTTGCCTAGTACAACACTCGCAAAAGCCAGCTAGAAAAATACAGAGCAATTCTACAAAACACGGCACAAATCTGCACAAATAAAAAGTCCTTTTGTCATTGTCCCATTGCACTATTGCACAGTGGTCAACCTGTCAGAGTATCTTGATGACAGACACTCATACTTGACTGACACTGCATGGGACACTACGGGTGTTTGTTCAGCGGCAGCTTCCCTTTGGTTGATTCAAAATATTTGAGGACCAAACATCTATAAAACCTACAATGTACATAATCACAACAATAACAATCTACTTTGATACACTGACAGATATAAGAGTAAAAACAAAAGATAAGGTATTAGCACTAGACAGGAGCATACAATAGTACATATAAAAACTGTAGCCTGAAATTGGCAGCCAGTAGCTGGGCCAGCTTCAATAGTCGGACTGGGACTACTTCAGGAGTGGAGAAGCGAAGAAAGTTCCCTGCCGGTTGAAGCCCACTGCCGATTTACTCTTGCTGCCAAACCTGTAGCAAAAAATTAAACCATTCTTAAAAGGAGCCCAGGGCCGCcagacaacacagcacaacgcaGGCAATAACTTTGGAACCAGAGggtagaggcagaggaggaagtTATTTTTACCAAACGGACTTTGGTCAAGAGCTTCAAGGTCAGAAAGAGCCTCTGACTTGGCATAAAATTAACCAGCATCtcaaacatttcaaagataaaaaCGCTATGTACACACTCCAGGAGCCATTTTCAGGATTAGGCATAGGTATCATCAAATTCCAAGTTAGAGAGGGCTTActtacacacaggcactcactaCATACATATGCACCATCAAGCTACTTTCAGCCATCCGGCTATAGTAGTCATGCAAGAAGGAGCCAGTAGCTAGCAAGTTAAACATCTACTACCGTTCAAAAGTTGGGGGTCACTTataaatgtccttgttttcatgTTGTAAAttactgttgtagaaagaaatggctgatctttaatgcaatatctacattgcccattatcaaccattcatccaatgttccaaaggcacattctgtttactaatctgatatcattttaaaaggctaactgagacaacattggagaacccttttgcaattatgtaagcacataactgctgccctgattaaaaaaaaaaatgcaacttatctcagctggtattctggaGTGGatgatggagtggaatggaaatttttAAATGACCCGAAACTTTTGAacggtttgtttgtttgtttaatttaaggccatttccgcaactaaggctatttaatggccagagcactGTATGTTATAGAAACTTAAATATGTTTCTAAAAATCTATGCTAATTagatattctaaaaccttcaaaggtgggaccttactaaaaacatcagctaGTTTGATGATAAAATTGTTGTCTTTTGGTTTGGCAGGGCAACAGATCAAAATATGGCTCACTGacttttgaacggtagtgtgtatgtgtacaaggAGCAGGCTGAGGCTTCGGGGAGCTCTGATCAG comes from Alosa sapidissima isolate fAloSap1 chromosome 7, fAloSap1.pri, whole genome shotgun sequence and encodes:
- the si:ch211-210c8.6 gene encoding uncharacterized protein si:ch211-210c8.6, whose protein sequence is MFDFTLISPVLLDILGMTMGSTLAKCAITDLGIQWVGWAVASIFKTEKFYDLAGSGTFVALAHLSRIWGGTGYQRQNIQTGLVTAWGLRLGTFLFLRILKDGQDRRFNGVRDSPGTFFVYWTVQALWVFITLLPTLILNSEKHDVPLGATDYIGWGMWGLGFATEAIADQQKWSFKRDPDNTGKFIQSGLWAYSRHPNYFGEILQWSGLFLSASSVMRGPQYLSVVSPLFLWFLLRYVSGIPMLEKQAMKKWGSDAAYQNYIQNTPLLWPWPRF